Below is a window of Deinococcus multiflagellatus DNA.
AATGTTCGGTCAGGCGTTCCCGAACTGTTCCCAGCTGGCTTAGCGCCCAAAAAACAGCCGGGCAGCCACCAGCACCACGATCACGCCGTACACCCATTTCACGAAGGCGCTGCCGCGCAGCATCGCCATGCGCGCGCCCAGAAAGGCGCCCAGGGCGTTGGCCGCGCCCATCGGCAGGCCAAGCCACCAGACCATGTGGCCGCCCAGCAGAAACAGCCCAAACGCCCCCAGATTGGTGGCGAAGTTCAGGGTCCGCGCGTTGCCGCTGGCGCGCACCAGATTGAAGCCGGCCAGCGAGAACAGGAACATGGCAAAGGTGCCGGTGCCGGGCCCCAGAAAGCCGTCGTACATGCCAATGAGGAGGGTGCCGGGCAGGGTCAGGGCCAGGGTGCGGGCAGTGAGGCCCGGGTAGCGGTCTTCCAGGCCAAAGCGTTTGTTGATCAGCACCAGCGCGCCGACCCCCAGAATCACCACGCCCACCAGCGTGCGAAACAGCGCCGGGTCCACAAAGCGCACCAGAAAGGCCCCCAGCGCGCTGCCCAGAAGGGCCAGGGGAATCAGGCGCAGCACCAGGGGCCGCTCCACATGGCCGCTTTTCCAGTACTGCCATGTGGCGCTGCCCGAGCCGAAAATGGCCAGCAGCTTGTTGGTGGCCACCACCTGCGCCGGGCTGAGGCCCATCAGAAACAGCGTGGGCAGGGTGATGGTGCCCCCGCCGCCCGCCACCGCATCCAGAAAACCGGCGAGAAAGGCCAGGGGCAGGCCGTAGAGCAGCACTTCGGGACCAGGCACGCCGGGCACTGTAGCGCGGCGCGCGCCGGGCAACGGCGCGGCGGGCCGCCGGGGGCATGCTAGCCTCGCCCCCATGACGATCCCGCCCGCCGCGCCCGATTCCACCCCCTTTGGCACCGCTGTGGTGGCGGGCGTGGGGCTGATCGGGGGCAGCGTGGCCCTGGGGCTGCGCCAGCGCCTGCTGGCGAAAAAGGTGGTGGGCCTGGACAGCAGCATGGACGTGCTGCGCGAGGCCGAGGCCCTGGGCGTGGTGGACGAGGTGCGCGCTTCGGCGGGCGAGTGGCTGCGCGAGGCCGATCTGGTGGTGCTGGCCGCCCCCATGCGCGCCCTGGCCCCGCTGGCGCGCGACCTCGCGCCTTTTCTGAACCCGGGCGCCCTGGTGACCGATGTGGGCAGCGTGAAAGCGGGCATTGCCGCCGAGATGGAGCGGCTGGGCGTGCGCAACTTCGTGGCCGGGCACCCGATGGCGGGCAGCGAGCGCGGCGGGGTGACCCACGCCCGCGCGGCGCTGCTGGAAAACGCGGTGTGGGTGCTCACTCCTGGCGACCACACGCCCTTAACCGCCCTCAGCCGCGCCCGCGCGCTGGTCGAGGGCCTGGGCGCCGCGCCCGTGGTGATGCCCCCCGACGCCCACGACGCGCTGGTGGCGACCATCAGCCACCTGCCGTACCTCGCCAGCCTCGCCCTGACGCACATGGTGGCGCGCGACGAACGCCTGAGCCTGCTGGCCGCCGGGGGCTTCCGGGACCTGACGCGCGTGGCCAGCGGCGACCCCCGCATGAGCCGCGACATGGTGGTGGAAAACCGCGCGGCGCTGCGCGAGGCCCTGT
It encodes the following:
- a CDS encoding TSUP family transporter; this encodes MPGPEVLLYGLPLAFLAGFLDAVAGGGGTITLPTLFLMGLSPAQVVATNKLLAIFGSGSATWQYWKSGHVERPLVLRLIPLALLGSALGAFLVRFVDPALFRTLVGVVILGVGALVLINKRFGLEDRYPGLTARTLALTLPGTLLIGMYDGFLGPGTGTFAMFLFSLAGFNLVRASGNARTLNFATNLGAFGLFLLGGHMVWWLGLPMGAANALGAFLGARMAMLRGSAFVKWVYGVIVVLVAARLFFGR
- a CDS encoding prephenate dehydrogenase, with amino-acid sequence MTIPPAAPDSTPFGTAVVAGVGLIGGSVALGLRQRLLAKKVVGLDSSMDVLREAEALGVVDEVRASAGEWLREADLVVLAAPMRALAPLARDLAPFLNPGALVTDVGSVKAGIAAEMERLGVRNFVAGHPMAGSERGGVTHARAALLENAVWVLTPGDHTPLTALSRARALVEGLGAAPVVMPPDAHDALVATISHLPYLASLALTHMVARDERLSLLAAGGFRDLTRVASGDPRMSRDMVVENRAALREALSRFRRQLDRLEADLDDPEELLLCAQEGKRTRDSLPVVRRSLLPQRHDLVVAVPDKPNQIGAVTQALGAAGVNIKDIEVLAIREDGGAIRLGLESPEDVARAAGILTGAGFEVRGRG